A DNA window from Fibrobacter succinogenes contains the following coding sequences:
- the tsaD gene encoding tRNA (adenosine(37)-N6)-threonylcarbamoyltransferase complex transferase subunit TsaD has translation MIWLGIESSCDETACAVLQDDPLKVLSNPLYSQIDEHALYGGVVPEIAARAHLQKIAPIAEAAVKEAGIELKDIDAIAYTTGPGLMGPLLVGASFAKGLARDLNIPAYGMNHLEGHLAAAWLSNPDIEPPFLTLTVSGGHTELVMEEPGFKYTSIGRTRDDAAGEAFDKCGKLIGLKYPAGATISRLGKDHNRKFVEFPRALHTHDSCEFSFSGLKTAVLRYTETHDPEFIQQNLGDICASLEDAIVDSLVSKTINALKKTKMKTLVMGGGVSANSWLRTRLQDYCDKKGIRFCVPDRSLSTDNGAMIAAAAIRRKLQGKLESIDVVKPWMPLAI, from the coding sequence ATGATTTGGCTTGGAATTGAATCCAGCTGTGACGAAACCGCGTGCGCCGTTTTGCAGGACGACCCGCTCAAAGTCCTTTCGAATCCGCTCTATAGCCAAATTGACGAACACGCGCTCTACGGAGGAGTTGTTCCCGAAATTGCAGCGCGTGCGCACCTGCAAAAGATTGCGCCCATTGCCGAAGCCGCCGTTAAAGAAGCAGGCATCGAGCTTAAAGACATCGACGCCATCGCTTACACCACAGGCCCTGGCCTTATGGGGCCGCTCCTCGTCGGCGCCAGTTTTGCCAAAGGACTCGCCCGCGACTTAAACATTCCGGCTTACGGCATGAACCATCTCGAAGGGCATCTTGCCGCCGCCTGGCTCTCTAACCCGGACATCGAACCGCCGTTCTTAACACTCACCGTCTCGGGCGGCCACACGGAACTCGTGATGGAAGAACCGGGATTCAAGTACACAAGCATCGGGCGCACCCGCGACGACGCTGCCGGTGAAGCATTTGACAAATGCGGAAAGCTCATTGGCCTCAAGTACCCCGCAGGCGCAACAATTAGCCGCCTCGGCAAAGACCACAACCGCAAATTCGTAGAATTCCCACGTGCACTCCACACGCACGACAGCTGCGAATTTTCGTTCAGCGGCCTAAAGACCGCCGTACTCCGTTACACCGAAACCCACGACCCGGAATTTATCCAGCAGAACCTCGGCGACATCTGTGCCTCGCTCGAAGATGCCATTGTCGATAGCCTTGTTTCAAAGACCATCAACGCGCTCAAGAAAACGAAGATGAAAACGCTCGTGATGGGCGGTGGTGTAAGCGCCAACAGCTGGCTCCGTACGCGCCTGCAGGATTACTGCGATAAAAAGGGAATCCGTTTCTGCGTTCCGGACCGCAGCCTGAGTACAGACAACGGAGCGATGATTGCTGCCGCGGCCATCCGCCGCAAGTTGCAAGGCAAGCTCGAATCCATCGACGTAGTAAAACCGTGGATGCCGCTGGCTATTTAG
- a CDS encoding FISUMP domain-containing protein produces MYACGGDSGSSATEDDYTDEEDDEDNLGGEEFKDSTIIGSNYKSKAGIATIIKSEILDTKSGNTYKTIQFGPYTWMAENANYKVSRSSCYEEDYENCESKGRLYQSMNADQACPSGFKIPTEADFEYLVNFANNIADRDFGFNLQMSGYCETVNGDLQCSRMDKEAYLLTSGFNVFRANSKGKYDFSEANFSAYYALRCMKLSHFVENENQLPTCDSSTYKTLDDFFVASKGKNYYCNKKKWVKDDENYCSSSERGEKHYYKDTLFICRNNTWEYATMNDVSASCTKENQWEVRKLNGQSYICDDSTWRKPSAIETAIGLCNLDSLQKMGTYINKKESTDYICDSTGWRKTVLTDSIGTCTVKNQWALKINYEQKYVCDDSTWRKPTTIEDSIGLCTPDSLKKMKTLKTRSDSTQYFCDTTGWRKAVLLDSIGQCVKDRQWEQKKNYGKNYLCKDSSWRKATAREDSIGFCIPNKIGMIDSLKSYGSYESYYCDSTGWRSTVLTDFYGNCDSTKFYNEIEYKGTTYVCRTTKKWDTLFSTEKNFGICTPKIYGKIDTLKSSSTSYICDSTGWRTTTIYDYYGNCDSTKLYTTRTYNGTTYGCQTPTKWEKLTHPTSAFGFCTPKLKGTLKTDSTGRDYICDSLWRQATKSEVLGLCDDDREGFEKIHNSVKYACANDEWRTLTKLENTLGLCYKAVLDKVAKSNDTTYICKESGWSKYSVVDAFGNCTSAIAGKIVEFGNISYGCKNSSWKVLDSIEVALGICTTSSTKVYEYKGKYYYCSGSTWSIAPVGYVLEKCTDALFGKIEVYQDKNYYCSASNTWQEYTDLEKELGFCTGKNQNEIHEYKGKKYGCTYKNINSETRFIWREENNLDKELGFCHGTGLTWKEYNGKDYACARGSSGEWYNSSFWSMYGRCSSSETQALGLTVGLNGQHYYCNTNLNSTSSTYNYGWYALQAIDSLKGPCYKDKLGDTLTFNDSAYYCGTNSNGYYRWVQATTLAQYLGRCSVANEGSSAIFNGKRLQCFDGNWRRDPADYGTMTDARDGTQYKTIKIGKQEWMAENLKYEVDGSWCGGNDNGCSTYGRLYSWDMTVGLPKNANPTLVEISNSESHQGICPNGWRLPTSADWETLHKLCDDSELRKTDDGYDASNTDICGFSSLPAGYMNVFYRNGIDYSETRSDYFLLDNHWPSTNLTTAYWTSEQKSDSTALIMNFKIETRTNLTYSVQKRVGLSVRCIKK; encoded by the coding sequence ATGTACGCATGCGGCGGCGACAGCGGCAGCAGCGCAACAGAAGATGACTACACCGACGAAGAAGATGACGAAGACAACCTTGGCGGTGAAGAATTCAAAGATTCCACCATTATAGGTAGTAATTACAAATCCAAAGCAGGCATCGCAACCATCATCAAAAGCGAAATCCTGGATACCAAAAGCGGAAACACCTACAAAACCATTCAATTCGGCCCTTACACTTGGATGGCCGAAAACGCCAACTACAAAGTCTCCCGCAGTTCCTGTTACGAAGAAGATTACGAAAATTGCGAATCCAAAGGCCGCTTGTATCAAAGCATGAATGCCGACCAAGCGTGCCCTAGCGGGTTCAAGATTCCTACCGAAGCCGATTTCGAATACTTGGTCAACTTTGCCAACAACATCGCTGACCGCGATTTCGGATTCAACCTGCAAATGTCCGGTTACTGCGAAACCGTCAATGGCGATCTTCAATGCAGCCGCATGGACAAAGAAGCATACCTCCTTACCTCTGGTTTCAACGTATTCAGAGCCAATTCCAAGGGCAAATACGATTTTTCCGAAGCCAATTTCAGTGCCTATTACGCTCTCCGTTGCATGAAACTTTCGCATTTTGTGGAAAACGAAAATCAACTCCCCACTTGCGATTCCTCTACCTACAAGACACTTGACGATTTCTTTGTGGCAAGCAAAGGCAAGAACTACTACTGCAATAAAAAGAAGTGGGTCAAGGACGACGAAAATTACTGTTCCTCTTCGGAAAGAGGCGAAAAGCACTATTACAAGGACACGTTGTTTATTTGTCGAAACAACACCTGGGAATACGCCACCATGAACGACGTCAGCGCAAGCTGCACCAAGGAAAACCAGTGGGAAGTCCGCAAACTGAACGGTCAAAGCTACATCTGCGATGATTCCACTTGGCGCAAGCCCTCGGCCATCGAAACAGCAATCGGCCTTTGCAATTTGGACAGCCTCCAAAAAATGGGTACATACATCAACAAAAAGGAATCCACGGACTACATCTGCGATTCTACAGGTTGGCGCAAAACCGTGCTCACGGACTCCATCGGAACATGCACAGTCAAGAATCAATGGGCGCTCAAAATCAATTACGAACAAAAGTACGTCTGCGACGATTCCACTTGGCGCAAGCCCACCACCATCGAAGATTCCATTGGGCTTTGCACTCCCGACAGTTTAAAGAAAATGAAAACCTTAAAAACCAGATCGGATTCCACGCAGTACTTCTGCGACACAACGGGCTGGCGCAAGGCGGTCCTCCTCGATTCCATCGGCCAATGCGTTAAAGACAGGCAATGGGAACAGAAGAAAAATTACGGAAAGAACTACCTCTGTAAGGATTCGAGCTGGCGCAAAGCTACCGCCCGCGAAGATTCCATCGGATTCTGCATTCCGAACAAAATCGGCATGATCGATTCACTCAAGAGCTACGGAAGCTACGAATCTTACTATTGCGACTCTACGGGCTGGCGCAGCACCGTCCTCACCGACTTCTATGGGAACTGCGATTCTACAAAGTTCTACAACGAGATTGAATACAAGGGCACCACCTACGTTTGCCGTACCACCAAGAAATGGGATACGCTCTTCTCGACCGAAAAGAACTTCGGCATTTGCACACCAAAAATTTACGGCAAAATTGACACGCTCAAGTCGAGCAGCACAAGCTATATATGCGATTCTACAGGTTGGCGCACAACAACTATTTACGATTACTACGGCAACTGCGATTCCACAAAGCTCTACACGACAAGAACGTACAACGGAACCACATACGGTTGCCAAACGCCAACCAAGTGGGAAAAACTCACGCACCCCACATCGGCTTTCGGATTCTGCACGCCCAAGCTGAAAGGTACGCTAAAAACAGATAGCACCGGCCGCGATTACATTTGCGATTCACTTTGGCGCCAAGCCACAAAATCCGAAGTTCTCGGACTCTGCGACGATGACAGAGAAGGCTTTGAAAAGATTCATAACTCCGTCAAATATGCCTGTGCCAATGACGAATGGCGAACACTGACCAAATTGGAAAACACCTTGGGACTCTGCTACAAGGCCGTTTTGGACAAAGTTGCAAAATCTAACGACACCACTTACATCTGCAAAGAAAGCGGTTGGTCGAAATACTCCGTTGTCGATGCATTCGGTAACTGCACTTCCGCCATCGCCGGAAAGATTGTGGAATTCGGAAACATAAGCTACGGATGCAAAAATTCCAGCTGGAAAGTTCTTGATTCCATCGAAGTCGCCTTAGGAATTTGCACTACATCCAGCACCAAGGTATACGAATACAAAGGGAAATATTACTACTGTTCAGGTTCCACCTGGAGTATCGCTCCCGTCGGATACGTTCTAGAAAAGTGCACCGATGCACTGTTCGGTAAAATCGAAGTCTACCAAGACAAAAACTACTATTGCTCCGCCAGCAATACATGGCAAGAGTACACCGATCTTGAAAAAGAACTGGGATTCTGCACCGGCAAAAACCAAAATGAAATTCACGAATACAAAGGGAAAAAATACGGTTGCACCTATAAGAACATAAATAGTGAAACAAGATTCATTTGGCGTGAAGAAAATAATCTCGACAAAGAACTCGGTTTCTGCCACGGAACCGGTTTAACATGGAAAGAATACAATGGCAAGGATTACGCTTGTGCAAGAGGAAGTAGTGGAGAGTGGTATAATAGTTCATTCTGGAGTATGTACGGTAGGTGCAGTAGCTCTGAAACTCAAGCGCTTGGTTTAACAGTAGGTTTGAATGGACAACACTACTATTGCAACACCAACTTGAATAGCACTTCTTCAACATATAATTATGGTTGGTACGCATTGCAAGCCATAGACAGCCTCAAAGGCCCTTGCTACAAAGACAAACTAGGCGACACTTTGACATTTAACGATTCCGCCTACTATTGCGGTACAAACAGCAATGGATATTACAGATGGGTTCAGGCAACAACATTGGCTCAATATCTCGGCCGATGCTCCGTAGCCAACGAAGGCTCATCGGCAATCTTTAACGGAAAGCGCCTTCAATGCTTCGATGGAAACTGGCGTAGAGACCCTGCCGATTACGGCACCATGACAGACGCTAGAGACGGTACCCAATACAAGACCATCAAAATTGGCAAGCAAGAATGGATGGCAGAAAACTTAAAATACGAAGTTGATGGCAGTTGGTGCGGCGGGAACGACAACGGATGCTCAACCTACGGCCGCCTGTACAGCTGGGACATGACCGTCGGCTTACCCAAGAATGCCAACCCCACTTTAGTTGAAATTTCCAATTCAGAATCACACCAAGGCATTTGCCCCAACGGATGGAGACTCCCGACATCGGCAGACTGGGAAACCTTGCACAAATTATGCGACGATTCCGAGTTACGCAAAACCGACGACGGTTACGATGCTTCAAATACAGATATTTGTGGATTTTCATCATTGCCGGCAGGCTACATGAACGTCTTTTACAGAAACGGAATCGACTACAGCGAAACTCGCTCAGATTATTTTCTCTTAGACAACCACTGGCCTTCAACCAATTTGACCACAGCTTACTGGACTTCAGAGCAAAAGTCAGATTCAACGGCGTTGATAATGAATTTTAAAATAGAAACACGAACAAACCTTACATATTCAGTCCAAAAAAGAGTCGGATTATCCGTCCGCTGCATAAAGAAATAG
- a CDS encoding UbiX family flavin prenyltransferase, translated as MSRYVLGVTGASGGIYATRTAMHLHRCGHDVTLIVTHPGKQVLEYEGQNALYDYCKDVCNVDEFFAECASGSANYAGMAVVPCSMGTLGRIAAGTSDNLLVRAADVCLKERRPLVIVPREMPYNLIHIENMKRVTLAGAVVIPASPQFYSKPATMEELVDTVVAKILKHLGVEQSLVAQVARVWSKNA; from the coding sequence ATGAGTCGATATGTGCTAGGCGTTACGGGTGCGAGCGGTGGCATTTATGCCACGCGCACAGCGATGCATTTGCATCGCTGTGGTCACGATGTCACGCTTATCGTGACGCACCCTGGAAAGCAGGTGCTGGAATATGAAGGCCAGAATGCGCTTTATGACTATTGCAAAGACGTGTGCAATGTCGATGAGTTCTTTGCGGAATGTGCAAGCGGTAGCGCCAATTATGCGGGAATGGCTGTGGTGCCGTGCTCTATGGGAACGCTTGGGCGCATTGCCGCCGGAACGTCGGACAATTTGCTTGTGCGCGCGGCTGATGTTTGCCTCAAGGAACGCCGCCCGCTTGTGATTGTGCCGCGTGAAATGCCGTACAACTTGATTCATATCGAGAATATGAAGCGTGTGACCTTGGCGGGGGCGGTCGTGATTCCGGCTTCGCCGCAATTCTATAGCAAGCCTGCGACAATGGAAGAACTTGTCGATACCGTCGTTGCGAAAATCTTGAAACACTTGGGCGTGGAGCAATCGCTTGTTGCGCAAGTTGCGAGAGTCTGGAGCAAGAATGCTTAA
- a CDS encoding murein hydrolase activator EnvC → MRLVSLSAFLLFVFAVAAWGAPLKRTDTQIDEQKNALKKLEVDLAKKREELAVLETEEKGVLNTISLLDQNLNRTRSYLSELSRNEDMLQGAVKQLVMDIDSLDTKIKDRKRAMRKRVRNLYVHGRSNDAEILFDLLTKNGNPEREVYWVHHLLNRDREDVETLRNLVTERSQKQQAQQKHLAELSRLRSRKAVEERGLVAQMNGQERMLNSLKHDKAVQRMALKEFERNQRTMLALIKRLEERRKREIEEAKKAEAARLAALKKKERDAEKKREAEKIREAEKAREAEKARQQTEMAKKTVQAQPFKGPKCMPLDGPIISEYGLQEHPVLHIMTRNLGVEIRGKRGGHVRAAAAGTVAMVAEIDGRGPSVIIEHEDGTYTVYGHMKAIHVQEGKSVKKCEEIGEVGDIASLNGIKLYFQVSEGTQTVDPLQWLKQK, encoded by the coding sequence ATGCGCCTTGTTTCTTTGTCTGCATTTTTGCTTTTCGTCTTTGCGGTTGCCGCTTGGGGGGCACCTCTTAAACGGACTGATACGCAGATTGACGAACAAAAGAATGCCTTGAAAAAACTTGAAGTCGACTTGGCGAAAAAGCGCGAGGAACTGGCGGTTCTTGAAACCGAAGAAAAAGGCGTGCTCAATACCATTTCGCTTTTGGACCAGAACTTGAACCGTACGCGATCGTACTTGTCGGAACTTTCGCGCAATGAGGATATGTTGCAAGGGGCGGTAAAGCAACTTGTGATGGATATAGATTCGCTCGATACGAAAATCAAGGATCGCAAGCGCGCTATGCGAAAGCGTGTTCGTAATTTGTATGTACATGGTCGCAGTAATGATGCCGAAATTCTTTTTGATCTTTTGACCAAGAACGGGAACCCGGAACGTGAAGTTTATTGGGTTCACCATTTGCTGAACCGCGACCGCGAGGACGTGGAAACTCTCCGCAATCTCGTGACGGAACGCTCGCAAAAACAGCAGGCGCAACAGAAACACTTGGCTGAACTTTCTAGGTTGCGCTCCCGCAAGGCGGTTGAAGAGCGAGGTCTTGTGGCTCAGATGAACGGTCAGGAACGCATGCTGAATTCTCTCAAGCACGACAAGGCCGTGCAGCGCATGGCGCTCAAGGAATTCGAACGCAACCAAAGGACGATGCTTGCGCTTATCAAAAGGCTCGAAGAGCGCCGCAAGCGCGAAATTGAAGAAGCGAAAAAGGCCGAAGCCGCTCGCCTAGCTGCCCTCAAGAAAAAAGAACGTGATGCCGAGAAAAAGCGCGAGGCTGAAAAAATTCGTGAAGCCGAGAAGGCGCGTGAGGCGGAAAAGGCCCGCCAGCAGACAGAAATGGCAAAAAAGACGGTTCAGGCGCAACCATTCAAGGGGCCGAAGTGCATGCCTCTCGATGGTCCGATTATCAGCGAATATGGTTTGCAAGAACATCCGGTGCTCCATATCATGACGCGTAACTTGGGTGTAGAAATCCGCGGTAAGCGCGGTGGTCATGTTCGTGCTGCGGCCGCGGGAACTGTCGCGATGGTTGCCGAAATTGATGGCCGCGGGCCTTCGGTTATCATTGAACACGAAGATGGAACGTACACGGTGTACGGTCACATGAAAGCAATCCACGTCCAAGAGGGAAAAAGTGTCAAGAAATGCGAAGAAATTGGAGAAGTGGGCGATATTGCTTCGTTAAATGGAATTAAATTGTACTTTCAAGTAAGCGAAGGGACACAAACCGTGGACCCGTTGCAATGGTTAAAACAAAAATGA
- a CDS encoding YbbR-like domain-containing protein: MGNIILKITALVCAMALWFYVISLKDFQLTMEVPLTFVKLPEALAIASKPPSTVSVTVEGKPLDLIRLQSQKQSAMVVDMHNAELGSKRIHLDSKNFVAPNFASVHYIEPDNQYLFIDIAVDTRIERSIPIKNNVTFGAAPGYVIVQQPKLMQEDLMVSGARNALTRIIDIPTDSIFKDSIKESQTFSVALATDQLPPFVTPSDSVAKIFVDVQKIKSKEFKSIPIQLIGFYDRALNTLSPQQATVEITGGEKVIEAIKHSDIELFIEYNRFAIEDADSLAPTIKLNLPPDIDRSMSIKAVLVKPDKIKLIKTHTESDDKDEEYGI; encoded by the coding sequence ATGGGAAACATCATATTAAAGATAACCGCATTGGTTTGCGCGATGGCCCTCTGGTTCTACGTCATCTCGCTCAAGGACTTCCAACTGACGATGGAAGTTCCGCTTACATTCGTGAAGTTGCCCGAAGCGCTTGCGATAGCATCGAAACCGCCCAGCACCGTTTCCGTAACCGTCGAAGGAAAACCGCTCGACCTCATCCGTCTGCAATCGCAAAAGCAATCCGCGATGGTCGTCGATATGCACAACGCCGAACTCGGATCCAAGCGCATTCATCTGGACTCCAAGAATTTCGTCGCTCCGAACTTTGCATCGGTGCATTACATCGAGCCCGATAACCAATACCTCTTCATCGATATCGCCGTCGATACAAGAATCGAACGCAGCATTCCCATCAAGAACAATGTGACTTTCGGGGCAGCCCCGGGCTATGTCATCGTTCAGCAGCCCAAACTCATGCAAGAAGACCTCATGGTTTCTGGCGCAAGGAACGCCCTCACCCGCATTATCGACATTCCAACGGACTCCATCTTCAAAGACAGCATCAAGGAAAGCCAGACATTCTCTGTTGCGCTCGCAACCGATCAGCTCCCGCCGTTTGTAACGCCTAGCGATTCTGTCGCAAAGATTTTTGTCGATGTCCAAAAAATCAAGTCCAAGGAATTCAAGAGTATCCCTATCCAGCTTATCGGCTTCTATGACCGCGCCTTGAACACGCTATCGCCGCAACAGGCAACCGTCGAAATCACAGGCGGTGAAAAAGTCATCGAAGCCATCAAGCACAGCGACATTGAACTTTTCATTGAATACAACCGCTTCGCTATTGAAGACGCCGACAGCCTTGCCCCGACCATCAAGTTGAACTTGCCGCCAGACATCGACCGCAGCATGTCCATCAAGGCCGTTCTTGTCAAACCTGACAAGATCAAGCTCATCAAAACCCATACCGAAAGCGATGATAAAGACGAGGAATACGGAATATGA
- a CDS encoding ABC transporter permease, translating into MFGQLGYLISESFRGWKQHRTVILPSLLTIFLCSLLLTSSFTALGVSFKLISVEKSLYVVEAFLSEDVPEDSIPVIKTRLEHTRHVESVSFVSADSALADFRNHFSADMLDLVEGNPIPAFFRVSLSKEARNPLDLSEVRHAIAEESYFEEVQAPIKWASRIASWKFKMVFWPICVSILLLITLSLIICNSVRLSLMSRKLLVENMKYAGGSYLFIEFPFVLEGAAQGFVGSSAAILLLGLMIKSVVKMFPIVATGVEYFLIVALFTVFLETILAGYFSFRTVRSFLFEKKGEQD; encoded by the coding sequence GTGTTCGGACAATTAGGTTACTTAATATCGGAATCTTTTCGAGGATGGAAGCAACACCGCACGGTGATTCTCCCGTCTCTTTTGACGATTTTTCTGTGCTCGCTCCTTTTGACATCTTCTTTTACGGCGTTGGGCGTTTCGTTTAAGCTCATCTCTGTCGAAAAATCATTGTATGTCGTTGAAGCGTTCTTGAGCGAGGACGTTCCCGAAGATTCCATTCCGGTAATCAAGACGCGGCTGGAACATACCCGTCATGTAGAATCGGTGTCGTTTGTGAGCGCGGATTCTGCGCTGGCCGATTTCCGCAATCATTTTTCTGCAGACATGTTGGACCTTGTCGAAGGGAACCCCATCCCGGCGTTTTTCCGTGTGTCTCTGAGTAAAGAGGCTCGTAACCCGCTGGACCTTTCCGAAGTGCGCCATGCAATCGCCGAAGAGTCTTACTTTGAAGAGGTGCAGGCTCCGATAAAATGGGCCTCGCGAATTGCCTCGTGGAAGTTCAAGATGGTCTTTTGGCCGATTTGCGTCAGTATCCTTTTGCTGATTACGCTTTCGCTCATTATTTGCAATTCGGTTCGCCTTTCGCTCATGTCCCGTAAACTCTTGGTCGAGAATATGAAATACGCCGGGGGCAGTTACCTGTTCATCGAGTTTCCGTTTGTGCTGGAAGGGGCTGCTCAAGGTTTTGTCGGGAGTAGCGCTGCTATCTTGTTGCTTGGGCTTATGATTAAGTCCGTGGTGAAAATGTTCCCGATTGTGGCAACCGGTGTTGAATATTTTTTGATCGTTGCACTCTTTACGGTGTTCCTAGAAACGATTCTTGCTGGCTATTTCAGCTTCCGCACGGTGCGCAGTTTCTTGTTTGAAAAGAAAGGTGAGCAAGACTAA
- a CDS encoding biotin--[acetyl-CoA-carboxylase] ligase has translation MISQERNFTDWQLTGFSSAPAFLFETIESTHKLMKSMASAGEIAPGTLFVADSQSNGHGRHERTWDSPAGKNLYFNILIPLEGIPANRFAQITQVAALTFAEVFNGLQDSAILESADEKCAVLKNCTISTSNTNTPPQKITVKWPNDILYGKSKFCGILAEVVYAKIPTSTEMANESAGMTIAPALNMGVGINVNSDPEDYAHIGRAVTTLKAIFGHTINREKLLQQLIGSLERAIGQFKAFGIRPWVKAWRKMDQFIGARGTIVVNNRCTDQNRETGEGAIKKSGTILDMQEDGSLLFKCDDGTIETVISADLEI, from the coding sequence ATGATTTCACAAGAACGTAATTTCACAGATTGGCAGCTTACAGGATTCAGTAGCGCACCGGCGTTTCTTTTCGAGACGATCGAAAGTACGCACAAGCTCATGAAGTCCATGGCAAGCGCCGGAGAGATTGCACCGGGCACACTCTTTGTTGCCGACTCGCAAAGCAACGGACACGGTCGCCACGAACGCACTTGGGACTCCCCCGCCGGAAAAAATCTCTACTTCAACATTTTAATCCCGCTCGAAGGAATCCCGGCCAATCGTTTTGCACAAATTACACAAGTCGCCGCACTCACATTTGCCGAAGTGTTCAATGGATTACAAGACTCCGCGATTCTTGAAAGTGCAGATGAAAAATGCGCGGTCCTCAAAAACTGCACAATTTCAACTAGCAACACAAATACTCCTCCACAAAAAATAACGGTCAAGTGGCCGAACGACATTCTCTACGGCAAAAGCAAGTTCTGCGGGATTTTAGCGGAAGTTGTTTACGCAAAGATCCCCACCTCCACGGAGATGGCGAATGAAAGCGCAGGAATGACAATAGCCCCGGCCCTCAACATGGGTGTAGGCATCAACGTCAACAGCGATCCCGAAGATTACGCACACATCGGCCGCGCCGTCACAACACTCAAAGCCATTTTCGGGCACACCATCAACCGCGAAAAGCTTTTGCAACAGCTTATCGGCAGCCTAGAACGCGCCATCGGGCAGTTCAAAGCATTCGGCATTCGCCCTTGGGTCAAAGCATGGCGCAAAATGGACCAATTCATCGGCGCACGCGGCACCATTGTCGTAAACAATCGCTGCACCGATCAAAATCGCGAAACAGGTGAAGGTGCCATCAAAAAATCCGGCACCATCCTCGACATGCAAGAAGACGGCAGCCTCCTTTTCAAATGCGATGACGGCACCATCGAAACTGTCATTTCCGCAGACTTAGAGATTTAG
- a CDS encoding 4-hydroxybenzoate octaprenyltransferase, which yields MNKLLEFTHLVRLSHSLFAMPFALGSMWVAANGFRDMSAYETARIIVLIVLCMVTARNSAMSFNRIADAKFDAENPRTAKRHLPAGRLSRKSVIAFLALNGVLFVAFAWMLQPLAGALAFPVWLLLLSYSYWKRFSWLCHWFLGFAIGMSPLGAWIAVRGEFAVFPIFLLFILMLWMGGFDIIYATQDIEIDRKQGLHSVPARFGLEKALRIALASHLAMLALCVVFGFFWDMGWIWWTVTGLMTAAIVYIHLFRKSNDLDAMNRDFFLANVAISALVMVGLIVWICLGGDVNALY from the coding sequence ATGAATAAACTTCTCGAATTTACACATCTTGTTCGTTTAAGCCATTCGTTGTTTGCGATGCCTTTTGCGCTTGGTTCTATGTGGGTTGCTGCAAACGGATTCCGCGATATGAGCGCTTACGAAACGGCCCGCATTATCGTTCTGATTGTCCTTTGCATGGTGACCGCCCGTAACAGCGCCATGAGCTTTAACCGCATTGCCGATGCCAAGTTCGATGCTGAAAATCCGCGTACGGCAAAACGCCATTTGCCGGCTGGTCGCCTGAGCCGCAAATCGGTGATTGCGTTTCTCGCTTTGAACGGAGTCTTATTTGTCGCTTTCGCTTGGATGCTCCAGCCCCTCGCGGGCGCGCTCGCATTCCCGGTGTGGCTATTGCTTCTTTCATATTCTTACTGGAAACGTTTCTCGTGGCTTTGCCATTGGTTCCTCGGCTTTGCTATTGGAATGAGCCCGCTCGGCGCCTGGATTGCCGTGCGTGGCGAATTTGCGGTGTTCCCGATTTTCCTCTTGTTCATTCTGATGCTCTGGATGGGCGGCTTTGACATTATCTATGCGACGCAGGATATCGAAATCGACCGTAAGCAAGGGCTGCATTCCGTACCGGCCCGCTTCGGCCTCGAAAAAGCTTTACGCATTGCGCTTGCGAGCCATTTGGCAATGCTTGCGCTTTGTGTGGTATTCGGCTTTTTCTGGGATATGGGTTGGATTTGGTGGACTGTCACGGGACTCATGACTGCTGCGATAGTCTACATTCACTTGTTCAGAAAATCCAATGATTTGGATGCCATGAACCGCGATTTTTTCCTCGCGAATGTTGCAATTAGCGCACTCGTGATGGTTGGACTTATTGTTTGGATTTGCCTTGGAGGTGATGTTAATGCCCTTTATTAA